From a single Nitrospirota bacterium genomic region:
- a CDS encoding type II toxin-antitoxin system HicB family antitoxin produces MLTEYIQNAIAMAEYKKIEDGSWFAEIPGFEGVWANGGSVEDCRRELIEVLEEWLLLKIQDKDNIPSVGGVEIKIKKSAIA; encoded by the coding sequence ATGTTGACAGAATATATCCAGAATGCTATTGCAATGGCTGAATATAAAAAAATAGAAGATGGAAGCTGGTTTGCCGAAATTCCAGGTTTTGAAGGGGTTTGGGCTAATGGCGGCTCTGTTGAGGATTGCCGGAGAGAGCTTATAGAGGTCTTGGAGGAATGGCTTTTACTAAAGATACAGGATAAAGATAATATACCCTCTGTAGGTGGGGTCGAGATAAAGATCAAAAAGAGTGCGATTGCATAA